Proteins encoded within one genomic window of Thunnus maccoyii chromosome 22, fThuMac1.1, whole genome shotgun sequence:
- the shbg gene encoding sex hormone-binding globulin: protein MVMFWKATAGGLLLTLSLTLLGWGAEGQGNGRGKKEVSGGATFYLGQDRDIWRPLSHVTVNLAQISSLKSTFQLRTYDPEGVILYGDTKNGKDWYILSLKDGTPLMQISREDALVSVTGGPKLNDGKWHILKVRSDGHFVILEVDGSMGLMVSVETKHMEEVISDKLRLALGGILIDKEKMAVQFEPQMDGCVREGSWLNVSIPWEAEADEFWPCYQNIQPGSFFPGTGFAIFNTSVFPIEEEHGVKIELWGDFRQMDGTILSIRAPGQELLFTLLASNNTKEVTLTFSGDKISMKETFKRLVITFQTDLLQVLQDEDESKTTQIPVSPVSHPGYLTTWREGRIAIGGLLGEGEDRVGSQFLTGCLEKIQVQGKDLDLDLALRHMSISSHSCPA from the exons ATGGTGATGTTTTGGAAAGCAACGGCAGGTGGACTGCTGCTCACTTTGAGCCTCACTCTGCTTGGTTGGGGAGCCGAGGGGCAGGGGAACGGACGGGGTAAG AAAGAAGTATCAGGCGGGGCCACCTTCTACCTCGGCCAGGACAGAGACATCTGGAGGCCGCTGAGCCACGTGACAGTCAACCTCGCTCAGATCAGCAG TTTGAAGTCAACATTTCAGCTACGGACGTACGACCCAGAAGGTGTAATCCTCTATGGAGACACCAAAAATGGGAAGGACTGGTATATTTTGTCCCTAAAAGACGGCACCCCTCTGATGCAGATCAGCAGAGAAGACGCGCTTGTCAGCGTGACAGGCGGCCCCAAGCTCAACGACGGAAAATGGCACATA CTGAAGGTGAGGAGCGATGGgcattttgtgattttagaGGTGGATGGCTCCATGGGGCTAATGGTGAGCGTGGAGACCAAACATATGGAGGAGGTCATTTCAGACAAACTCCGACTGGCCCTCGGTGGGATCCTGATCGACAAGGAGAAGATGGCTGTTCAG TTTGAACCACAGATGGATGGCTGTGTGCGGGAAGGCAGCTGGCTAAACGTCAGCATCCCCTGGGAGGCAGAGGCGGATGAGTTTTGGCCGTGCTATCAAAACATCCAACCCGGCAGCTTCTTCCCTGGCACTGGGTTTGCCATTTTCAACACCTCAG TTTTCCCCATTGAGGAAGAGCATGGGGTGAAGATTGAATTGTGGGGAGATTTCAGGCAGATGGATGGGACCATTTTGAGCATCAGGGCTCCTGGGCAAGAGCTGCTGTTCACTTTATTGGCCAGTAATAACACAAAG GAGGTTACACTTACCTTCAGCGGTGATAAAATCAGCATGAAAGAAACTTTCAAGAGACTGGTGATAACCTTTCAGACAGATTTACTGCAAGTGCTTCAAGATGAAGATGAATCAAAGACCACCCAGATACCTGTCAGTCCAGTGAGCCACCCTGGTTATTTGACCACATGGAGAGAAGGCCGTATCGCCATTGGTGGTCTCCTAG GTGAAGGTGAGGACAGAGTTGGCTCCCAGTTCTTGACAGGCTGTCTGGAGAAGATCCAGGTCCAAGGGAAGGATTTGGATCTGGATTTAGCTCTCAGACACATGTCAATATCCTCTCACAGCTGCCCTGCATAA